Within Deltaproteobacteria bacterium, the genomic segment AGAGAACCAACGAAGTGCTCCAGCAGTACAGGAAAATGGGTCAAACGCAGGGCATGCTGGTCATCTGCGACAGGCCTAACGCGATGCCCATAGATGCGGATCATCCCATGGGGAGAAGGGAGTCCGGTGTTTTGGGCTGGCATGGAGCATCGTTGCTTGAATTTGAGGAGTTGATGGATGACATCCCCTTGACAGGTCAATCGATAACCTTGCTGGGCTCTTCGGCCATGTCCTGTATGAGGTTGGCCTATGTTGTGGCCCTTGCGGAAAAACGTGGGGTGGATTTGAGGGAAGTGCACGGCAGTGTGACGGAATATCCCTTTTGCCACACATTTGGACAGACCGATCATCTGCCTTTGGATCTTCTCATAAAGCTTTGGCTGGATTCCTCAGAATACATCATAAGAAACAAAATACACATGCGCAGTGGCATTCTGAGCCAGCATTTTCAAGAGTCCGGCGGCAACAACGCGCAGGCCCTGGCTGTGGAAATCGCACAGCTCAAGGAGTTGCTCGGCATGCTGGTGAAGGAGAGGGGCCTTGATTTCGATGATGTCGGTCTTCTCCCCTATGAACTCGTAAGCATTAGTTCGCGGTTCTTCGAAGAAATAGCCAAAGTCCGGGCCCTTCGAAGAATGTATGCGAAGATGGCCAAGGAAACATTCAAGGCGAAAAGCGAAAAGGCCTGCCAGCTACTCATATCGGTTCATACCTCAGGCCGTGCAATGACGTATCAGCAGCCCTACAACAATATCGCTCGATGCGCCATACAGACCCTTGCCGGGGCCATAGCAGGCTGCACTGCGATCGACAACGCGTGCCTGGACAATGCTCATGCGGAGCCGTCCGCTTTTGCCGCAAGGATGTCTTTGAATACCCAGCATATCGTGTCTGACGAAACCGGCG encodes:
- a CDS encoding acyl-CoA mutase large subunit family protein, encoding MKRETDYGYEIKPVYTPDDIAGLDYKKDLGDPGSYPYVRGYHPNGYRSRVWTRRMTAGLGSSKRTNEVLQQYRKMGQTQGMLVICDRPNAMPIDADHPMGRRESGVLGWHGASLLEFEELMDDIPLTGQSITLLGSSAMSCMRLAYVVALAEKRGVDLREVHGSVTEYPFCHTFGQTDHLPLDLLIKLWLDSSEYIIRNKIHMRSGILSQHFQESGGNNAQALAVEIAQLKELLGMLVKERGLDFDDVGLLPYELVSISSRFFEEIAKVRALRRMYAKMAKETFKAKSEKACQLLISVHTSGRAMTYQQPYNNIARCAIQTLAGAIAGCTAIDNACLDNAHAEPSAFAARMSLNTQHIVSDETGVTDVTDPLAGSYFVEYLTNKVEAEAYKILQQIEDQGGMTAAVRKGFIHNMMEASARKRQKEIESGERLVVGVNELVIPPEEDDDIPIQSVEASDSEEIAKRMETWKKTRNMPLLKEKIARLYADAKEGKDFNLMPSIIEAVKAYGTAGEIMGVIRVANGFHYDPLEMIDCPFDLQ